The nucleotide window ATCCTTGTCGTTAATGAATCCGTACGTATTTCATAATCGACTAACGAGCTTTTTTCACGCATGAATGGATAGCATGAAAAGCGAATATCTTTTTTCATCTTATTTCCCCCTTAAGATGCTCTATTTCCCCTTGAAACAATTGAAAATGGCAAATAAAAATAGCCATCCAAGACAATGGATGGCTAAAAACGTCATATTATAAAATAATAGAATACGAGTATTCTTTGCCGTACATTCTCTTTAATTCCGAAGAGGGTTGTTACGATTAGAAAAAGATTGGTCTCCTGGCTTGCACTTCGTTTTACTAACAAGTACCTTCCCGCTTAAAAAGCAGTGGTCTATTTACTCGTGTTCATCAGTGCTTACAGTTACGGACATAGCTTCGGATTTACACCGAATTCCCATTTATGCAAAAAGCATCTTTTTCCTGCAAACTTATTCAATTTGTAAATTCACTTTAACATATCCTCTAAATTATGCAAATAGTTTTTCAATACACACAATTTAAATGGATGAAGTAGCGAAATCTTTAATAATTCGTTCACTTACAAACACTCCGGGCATTTCCCATAAATTTCAAATTTATGTGCTTCAACCGCATAGCCTGGAAGCTTCTCTCCTAGCAATTCCATCGGACAAACTGACAATTCCTTCACATTTCCACAATCTCGACAAATAAAATGGTGATGATGATGATCCGATTCACATTGCATACGGAAATTTCGCTCTCCATTAAGCTCTGTTTCTTCTAATATACCTAATTCTACGAATGTTGCTAAGTTACGATAAATTGTATCAAAGCTCATCCCTGGGAAGTCTCTTTTAAGTACAACTAATAGATCACGAGCTGTTAAATATTTATCAGTGGCTGCAAACATATTTAATATTAACTCTCGTTTATCTGTTTTTTTATAGCCTTTATCTTTTAATATTTCCCACGCACGCGTTATATTCACAGTACTTCTTCCCCTTCCGCTTTTGTTGTCATTTTTAAGACAAGTTTTTTACTTACTATAACGAATAATAAAATAACGATTGATGTTACAACAATTGTACCACCTGGTGCTAAGTTTAAGTAAAACGCCGATACAAGTCCAATGATTACCGCTAATTCTCCAAATACAATAGAGTAAATTATCGCTTCTTTAAAGCCGCGTGCTAATCGCATCGCAGCTGCTACTGGTAAAGTCATTAAACTTGAAAC belongs to Solibacillus sp. FSL R7-0682 and includes:
- a CDS encoding Fur family transcriptional regulator codes for the protein MNITRAWEILKDKGYKKTDKRELILNMFAATDKYLTARDLLVVLKRDFPGMSFDTIYRNLATFVELGILEETELNGERNFRMQCESDHHHHHFICRDCGNVKELSVCPMELLGEKLPGYAVEAHKFEIYGKCPECL